GGACAGCTCCTACAACACCGTTACCTCGACGTCCGTCGGCGATCCCAATCCCAACGGAATGCGCATGCTCAGTGCGAACGTCGTTCTTGCACCTGGTGCCAATACGCTCGATATCGACGTACCCGTCGCCACGGTAACCGGTACGATTACGCTCGGTGGAATGCCATTGCCTTCAATGAGTTATTACAGTGGCGCTACATTCTACCTGAAAGCCAAAGACACGGGCGCGCTCCATTCCGTCGCCTACTTCAACTACAGCGGCGGCAATTATTCGCTGAACGGTCCCACGTGGACGGCAAGCATTCTGCCAGGCAATTACGAGCTCTGGTATCGCAAAAATTGGGACAGCACGTACAACACCGTTTCGACGACGTCCGTCGGTGATCCCAACCCCAATGGCATGCGCATTCTCGATGCCAACGTGACCATCGCCCCCGGCGCCAATACGCTCGATATCAACGTGCCCATCACTGGCCTTTCCGGCTCGATCACGCTCGGCGGGCAGCCCTTGCCGCCCATGAGCTATTACAGCGGAGCGACGTTCTACTTGGTCGCGGACGACACGACCGCAATGCACTCTGCCGCATACTTCAATTACAGCGGCGGCAATTATTCCCTGAACGGCCCCACGTGGACATCCAGTCTTCTGCCTGGCGTCTACGACTTGGTGTACAGGAAAAACTGGGACAGCGAATACAACACCGTTTCTGCGACATCGGTCGGCGATCCGAATCCCAATGGCATGCGCATGCTCGGAACGTGCTTGACCGTGCCGTGAACGTTATCGACTCGACACCGCTTTCAAGAGCGGTATCACGCATCGACAAACCGCCTTTCAATCGACAGGCGTGTAGGTGCCACTTTTCTACGTCAATCCCACCGCAATCATCGTAGCTCATGGCTCGATCGGCGTGCGTTCTTGGATTGTATAAACGATCCGATCGCCAAACACGGCGGGACGACTTTCTTCGATACGGTATCGCTTCGATAAGGCTTCGAGCATCGTGGTGAGCCCATTCTGAGTGCCCCGCTCACGATCGACCACGACCAGCGTTCCTGGCTCGAGGTCCCAAAACACTTGTTCTCGACGCGCGAGGATTTCGTTTTGCGTTGCCGCAAATACGAGCGTATCGCGCGGCACATTCCACAAAGCAACTGGCAATGAGCCACGAGCAACCGTATCGACGATGATCCGCGGAGCCGAGACGACGACAGGCATCGACGCGTCGATTTGCCATGCCCGACGCACCTCGGTTCCAAGGGCGACGATGGACGAGACACACATCACGCCCGCAAGGATGCGCAATGCATGGCGCGGCATTGACGGGTGCGTGAGCAATCCGGCGAGGACGCAGGCGAATAGCGAATAATTTAGAGCCAGGTACTTGGCCCGCATGGCTCCGGCCGGACTCCGAAACGCCAGAAAAAGGGCTGCCTGGGCACCGAAGGACAATACCAGCCATAACGATAGACGTCTCATTTGCGGGTCGAACGTTTGCATGTAATTCGTCAGCGTCCCCTTGGGAGCACGTATTGCAAAGACAATCGCCAGGACGAGCACCACCATCCATACGACTATCAGCGGAACACTCCACACGAAGAAGCGACCCATTCCCACCATCACGCCACCGATGCGGACCGGTATGTCCTGCCATTTGAATGATTGTGCCTGAATTCCTTGTCGCCGCATGATTTCGGAAACGAAAGGATGGACTGCCAATCCAAGAATCAGGCCCACCATCGAGGATAAAGCAAATGCAAGTGCATTTCTGCGTGCGCCGGGCGAGACGCCGGACGCGTCGAACGGTAAAAGACGAGCCAACGCATCGAAAACAGGACGTTTTTGCATCCGTGCGATGTATTTTTCGCCAAGTGACACGATACCGACGAGCACGATTGCCGAAACGAGCAGCAGAAAATGATAATGCGTCAGAATACCGAGCGCGCAAAGGATCGTCACCGTGCCGACATGCAGGGGTCCGAAGCGGGACTTCGAATCGAACGCATACGTCGCAATTGCAGCTAGGGCTGGTACGAGCAGCCCAAGCAAGGCATATTGTCGCATTTCGAGGCTCGCCTCGAGAGGCCCGGGCGAAATAGCCCATAGACATGCGGCCAAAATGGCCGCGCGTTCGCTTCGTAAAGCTCGTTTACCGAGAACATACGTCGCCAATATCGTGAGACAATCGAGCAGCACGTTCAGTCCGAGGCCTACGGCCAACGTGGTTCCG
Above is a genomic segment from Polyangiaceae bacterium containing:
- a CDS encoding glycosyltransferase family 39 protein; the protein is MSNRKDDLSVKYSWLVLCAAMVVHVALALPQAMLRRDIRHDEAITLTVATGHQAEYVDAIARETPPHLAWAPAKDWQRFLSMPADHPPELGVIARDLAHRDIHPPLYFWLLSLVARTFGTTLAVGLGLNVLLDCLTILATYVLGKRALRSERAAILAACLWAISPGPLEASLEMRQYALLGLLVPALAAIATYAFDSKSRFGPLHVGTVTILCALGILTHYHFLLLVSAIVLVGIVSLGEKYIARMQKRPVFDALARLLPFDASGVSPGARRNALAFALSSMVGLILGLAVHPFVSEIMRRQGIQAQSFKWQDIPVRIGGVMVGMGRFFVWSVPLIVVWMVVLVLAIVFAIRAPKGTLTNYMQTFDPQMRRLSLWLVLSFGAQAALFLAFRSPAGAMRAKYLALNYSLFACVLAGLLTHPSMPRHALRILAGVMCVSSIVALGTEVRRAWQIDASMPVVVSAPRIIVDTVARGSLPVALWNVPRDTLVFAATQNEILARREQVFWDLEPGTLVVVDRERGTQNGLTTMLEALSKRYRIEESRPAVFGDRIVYTIQERTPIEP